The following proteins are co-located in the Pochonia chlamydosporia 170 chromosome 6, whole genome shotgun sequence genome:
- a CDS encoding MFS multidrug transporter (similar to Cordyceps militaris CM01 XP_006673959.1), translated as MSDEKHDTAAAPVSEDEGRQTDSSFSSIPNGHAGGGLVLKRKKPIAAWRLAVMFACIGMGLFLSLIDATVVATMLVDISDEFQDFKTSSWVVLSYTLTEVGFAVAMARFSDAIGRKTVVCTSFMIFLAASMGCGASTTLDQLIGFRAAQGIGGAGMYSMAMITYPELSPPSKVVLVTSTLGVIVALAGVVGPVLGGLLTTYAGWRYVFWINGPCAFVPAVLLFLIWPKDYQLFVKVPFRHLDYIGAVLVLSGTVLPVFIINQAAIKDYAWDSATTIIIFILGGLCWISLIIWQRVLSKNPKLHFIRAQLPWRIISSRVMMAAIFDTFLSGFVLLLTIINIPLRSQIVNLYGPVKAGALLLPMMGGGAAGCALGGGLSLRRNNIFPVLIVASVIIAISSGLLSDLPETLTPAPRQWGIEALLGLGVGLKISSTTFLSVLQVDFEDHAISQGIIAQMRVFGGSVGVAISIIVLITKIQSSLQGTLTPEQLANFYRSPLTLFTFSSAQQLVAREAFIEAFRVDMYICLGVSIASLFVSLFTYQTHPPSVKSRLEDLEAELTRSTAIGDASNV; from the exons ATGAGTGATGAGAAACATGACACGGCTGCGGCGCCTGTGTCTGAAGACGAGGGCCGACAGACCGACTCGTCCTTCTCGTCGATACCGAATGGGCATGCGGGAGGTGGACTTGTTTTGAAACGGAAGAAACCTATTGCGGCGTGGAGGCTTGCCGTCATGTTTGCGTG TATTGGCATGGGACTGTTTCTTTCTCTGATAGATGCTACTGTTGTTGCTACCATGTTGGTTGACATATCAGATGAGTTTCAAGACTTTAAGACGTCGTCTTGGGTAGTTTTGAGTTACACCTTGACTGAAGTTG GCTTTGCTGTCGCCATGGCTAGATTTTCGGATGCCATTGGCCGCAAAACCGTCGTGTGTACCTCCTTCATgatcttcctcgccgcctccatgGGCTGCGGTGCTTCAACCACTCTCGACCAATTAATTGGGTTTCGCGCCGCGCAAGGCATAGGCGGCGCGGGCATGTACTCCATGGCCATGATTACCTATCCTGAGCTCAGTCCGCCGTCGAAAGTGGTCCTCGTGACGTCGACTTTAGGCGTGATTGTTGCGTTGGCGGGTGTTGTTGGCCCTGTACTGGGCGGTCTGCTTACAACGTATGCTGGCTGGCGATATGTCTTCTGGATCAA CGGCCCCTGTGCATTTGTTCCCGCCGTTTTGCTATTCCTCATCTGGCCAAAGGACTATCAGCTCTTTGTCAAGGTTCCTTTCCGGCATCTCGATTATATTGGCGCTGTTCTCGTCTTATCAGGAACGGTACTACCAgttttcatcatcaatcaGGCCGCCATCAAGGATTACGCCTGGGATagtgccaccaccatcatcatcttcatcctcggcggGCTGTGCTGGATATCGCTCATCATATGGCAGAGAGTGTTGTCCAAGAATCCTAAACTCCACTTCATTAGAGCTCAGCTTCCGTGGCGGATCATATCCAGCCGTGTAATGATGGCAGCCATATT TGATACATTCCTCTCCGGATTCGTGCTGCTCCTCACCATTATCAACATCCCTCTACGGTCACAAATAGTGAACTTGTACGGCCCAGTCAAAGCCGGTGCTTTGCTACTTCCAATGATGGGTGGCGGCGCTGCCGGCTGTGCCTTGGGCGGAGGTTTATCATTGCGAAGAAACAACATATTTCCGGTATTGATCGTGGCTAGTGTCATAATTGCGATATCGTCTGGACTCTTGTCTGATCTGCCAGAGACGTTGACCCCCGCCCCGAGACAATGGGGGATTGAGGCGCTTCTTGGGTTGGGCGTTGGGCTCAAGATATCCAGCACCACTTTCTTGTCTGTACTGCAGGTGGATTTTGAGGATCACG CTATATCGCAGGGCATAATCGCCCAAATGCGTGTATTTGGAGGCAGCGTCGGTGTTGCAATCAGCATCAttgtcctcatcaccaagaTCCAGTCCAGTTTGCAGGGTACACTGACTCCGGAGCAATTAGCCAATTTCTACCGGTCACCTCTTACGTTGTTTACGTTTTCGTCTGCGCAGCAGCTAGTAGCCCGGGAAGCATTCATTGAGGCCTTTAGAGTTGACATGTACATCTGTCTCGGCGTTTCAATAGCATCCCTTTTCGTGTCATTGTTTACATATCAAACGCATCCTCCGTCTGTAAAGTCCCGTTTGGAGGATTTGGAAGCAGAGTTGACTCGGAGCACCGCGATAGGTGATGCATCTAACGTGTGA
- a CDS encoding glycoside hydrolase family 76 (similar to Trichoderma reesei QM6a XP_006962175.1) has product MKFMKSVQAAAALSGIIAPKDLNVDSQSSIRNVAATIAYETMSYYSGNTTDPKSRDFGNLKQPYYWWVAGALWGALLDYYHVTTDPSYNDVVLQALLAPTNLGPNKNYMPPEHADEEGNDDLFFWGSAVLSAAERNFPQPKSELPSWLDISANVFGQLVGRWDTKYCNGGLFWQILPSNPNGMKYKNSVSNGGFFQLAARMARATGNTTYLEWAEKIWDWNAEVGFIDKDTYRIYDGAGIDTNCKTTNKKSFSYTTGIFLYGAAIMAEQTGDAKWTQRTEKLLDEAGKYFFTGKDKNIMWETECEPKGTCNYDMITFKGYLSRFMWQTSQIMPSLRQKIENLLIPTAKAAVATCTGGKSGHQCGMKWYVGGFDQVATLGGQMCALEVVQGLLIKDAPAPLKAKDIKWNKDATFKPINTYANDLGSTSKRDISPPTSQAPTQAAPSGKEPVKSEATGVLGTKWAFVAVAFGSVLAVWGLA; this is encoded by the exons ATGAAATTCATGAAAAGTGTGCAAGCAGCTGCTGCCCTAAGTGGCATCATTGCTCCCAAAGatctcaatgttgacagCCAAA GCTCTATCCGCAATGTTGCTGCTACCATTGCCTACGAGACCATGAGTTACTACTCGGGAAACACTACGGACCCCAAGTCAAGG GACTTTGGCAATCTTAAGCAGCCATACTACTGGTGGGTAGCTGGTGCTCTTTGGGGTGCCTTGCTAGATTACTACCATGTCACCACTGATCCCAGCTACAACGATGTAGTCCTCCAGGCTCTTCTGGCTCCTACCAACCTTGGCCCTAACAAAAACTATATGCCTCCAGAGCACGCTGACGAGGAGGGCAACGACGACTTGTTCTTCTGGGGCTCTGCCGTGCTCTCTGCCGCTGAGCGTAACTTCCCACAGCCAAAGTCGGAGCTTCCCTCCTGGCTCGACATATCTGCCAATGTATTCGGCCAGCTTGTCGGACGCTGGGACACCAAGTACTGTAACGGCGGCCTTTTCTGGCAGATTCTTCCTAGCAATCCCAATGGTATGAAGTATAAAAACTCCGTTAGCAACGGTGGCTTTTTTCAGCTTGCTGCACGCATGGCTCGGGCAACAGGCAATACTACTTACCTGGAATGGGCTGAGAAGATCTGGGACTGGAACGCCGAAGTTGGATTCATTGACAAGGACACTTATCGCATCTATGACGGCGCCGGCATCGACACCAACTGCAAGACGACCAACAAGAAGTCATTTTCCTATACTACCGGCATCTTTCTCTACGgcgctgccatcatggctgaaCAGACTGGAGACGCCAAGTGGACGCAGCGCACGGAAAAGCTCCTCGACGAGGCGGGCAAATACTTCTTCACCGGCAAAGACAAGAACATCATGTGGGAGACCGAGTGCGAACCCAAGGGCACCTGTAACTATGACATGATCACTTTCAAAGGCTACCTCTCCCGCTTCATGTGGCAGACTTCACAGATCATGCCCTCGCTGCGCCAGAAGATCGAGAATCTGCTCATCCCAACTGCCAAGGCAGCCGTAGCTACTTGCACCGGCGGTAAGAGTGGCCACCAATGCGGCATGAAGTGGTATGTCGGCGGCTTCGATCAGGTGGCCACGCTAGGTGGACAGATGTGTGCTCTTGAAGTCGTGCAAGGCCTTCTCATCAAGGATGCGCCTGCACCTCtcaaagccaaggacatcaagtGGAACAAGGACGCCACGTTCAAGCCCATCAACACGTATGCCAACGACCTTGGAAGTACCAGCAAACGGGACATCTCGCCACCTACTTCGCAAGCTCCTACACAGGCGGCTCCCAGTGGCAAGGAACCTGTCAAGAGTGAGGCAACCGGTGTCCTTGGAACCAAATGGGCTTTTGTTGCAGTGGCATTTGGTAGTGTTCTTGCAGTTTGGGGGTTGGCATAA
- a CDS encoding undecaprenyl diphosphate synthase (similar to Glarea lozoyensis ATCC 20868 XP_008080259.1): MKEDVQSSLQQSPAFPLAEWTTNTAIGLTINVLRQGDVPQHIAFIMDGNRRFAKEVGIEVKAGHKRGSLPFQKLCDFGFRTGVKTVTAFVFSIENYKRPQSEIDGLLELLSEKMNDVYLMAQKHEACVRLLGERELIRHDVLAELEELEAKTRNNTKAALNMCFAYTGRAEITSAIRSAVSEMADEQATGESEGRHSQAIGLESIEKKLYTSDDPPLDIVIRTSGAERLSDFLLWQCNQDTQIYFLKCLWPQIGVLHLIMVFMEWQWRRK; the protein is encoded by the exons ATGAAAGAAGATGTTCAGAGCTCCCTTCAGCAATCGCCTGCATTTCCCCTCGCAGAATGGACGACAAATACCGCCATTGGCCTTACAATCAATGTCCTGAGACAGGGAGACGTGCCTCAGCACATTGCGTTTATCATGGACGGAAATAGGCGGTTCGCCAAAGAGGTCGGCATCGAGGTCAAAGCTGGTCACAAACGCGGGTCCCTCCCGTTTCAAAAG CTTTGCGACTTTGGATTTAGAACCGGCGTTAAAACAGTTACAGCATTTGTATTCAGCATCGAAAACTACAAAAGGCCGCAATCCGAAATCGATGGGCTCCTGGAGCTGCTGAGCGAAAAGATGAATGATGTTTATCTCATGGCACAAAAGCACGAAGCTTGTGTTAGACTCCTGGGAGAGCGAGAACTCATCCGACACGACGTTTTGGCGGAACTAGAAGAGTTGGAGGCCAAGACGAGAAACAACACCAA AGCTGCACTGAACATGTGTTTCGCATACACGGGGAGAGCGGAAATCACTTCCGCCATTCGGAGTGCAGTATCTGAAATGGCTGATGAGCAGGCGACCGGGGAATCAGAAGGACGCCATAGCCAGGCAATTGGTTTGGAATCAATTGAGAAGAAGCTATACACTTCGGATGATCCCCCCTTGGACATAGTCATTAGAACAAGTGGTGCGGAGCGGCTGAGCGACTTCTTACTATGGCAGTGCAACCAGGATACCCAGATATATTTCCTGAAATGTCTATGGCCCCAAATTGGGGTGCTGCATCTGATCATGGTTTTCAtggaatggcaatggcgacggAAGTAA
- a CDS encoding glutamine repeat protein-1 (similar to Metarhizium acridum CQMa 102 XP_007812724.1), translating to MYNAGYGFGNPAFNQPGTPQQQQQQQPPQQPGQPNPQMMYNQQQQFPGMGPQGGFNPGANPQMMQGMPAGMMQNPGMANIPPNGQMPGYPQQFPGGGYGQMMPGGGMPQNFAPNNYMMAGGMQGFPMNQPGMNQQQLQMMQRMQAQQAAQQAAQQQQQQQQQQHQHPQQQQQMPQQQPQHPQQAQQPPQQQQQQQPQTQPQQQPQQSHQQQMNAGMNQVSTPQRPQSAAQGTPTNPMQQQQQQQFSTPQPPSQNQTPQNAQPQSASGTPQTPTFSVNHGGGLSLPTSATPMSPAAESREKERFALLLDINHELLYESIQIQTTQTELKKENPSPTGNPSERKPTEEENLFQQDYLQCMRRLQANLSYMAALADRKPEVKVPPCPAYLSAPPLNLSLKLRAQPIGAEGQDANIDPVADRAERDQSIKDLYRRLQAVFPGFDPKKEPVFRPGQGQKAGGQGPNQASPTVPQNAQMPNMAAPPGNPGMVG from the exons ATGTATAATGCTGGCTATGGCTTCGGCAATCCGGCGTTTAACCAACCCGGTACgccccagcagcaacaacagcagcaaccgCCTCAACAGCCCGGGCAACCGAATCCTCAGATGATGTacaaccagcaacagcagttCCCCGGTATGGGACCGCAGGGTGGCTTCAATCCAGGTGCGAATCCCCAGATGATGCAGGGCATGCCGGCTGGTATGATGCAGAATCCGGGGATGGCTAATATCCCTCCTAACGGACAGA TGCCCGGTTATCCTCAGCAGTTCCCTGGAGGCGGATACGGCCAGATGATGCCTGGTGGAGGCATGCCTCAAAATTTCGCACCGAACAACTACATGATGGCCGGCGGCATGCAAGGGTTTCCAATGAACCAACCGGGCATGaatcagcaacagcttcaaatgATGCAGAGGATGCAAGCACAACAAGCAGCTCAACAGGCtgctcagcaacagcaacagcaacaacaacaacaacatcaacacccacagcaacagcagcagatgccgcaacaacagccgcaacatcctcaacagGCGCAGCAACctccgcagcagcaacagcaacagcaaccacaaacacagcctcagcagcaacCGCAACaatctcaccaacaacagaTGAATGCTGGGATGAATCAGGTCTCGACTCCTCAACGGCCCCAAAGCGCGGCTCAAGGCACGCCAACCAACCCgatgcaacaacaacagcagcaacagtTTTCGACACCCCAGCCTCCGTCTCAAAATCAAACTCCACAAAACGCTCAGCCGCAGTCCGCCAGCGGAACACCACAGACCCCGACGTTCTCAGTCAACCATGGCGGTGGCTTAAGTCTACCTACGTCGGCCACGCCAATGAGCCCGGCTGCTGAGTCTCGAGAGAAAGAGAGGTTCGCCCTGCTCCTGGACATCAACCACGAATTGCTGTATGAGTCGATACAAATTCAAACCACACAGACGGAGCTGAAAAAAGAGAACCCCTCTCCGACAGGCAACCCATCCGAACGAAAACCAACCGAGGAGGAGAATTTATTCCAGCAGGACTATCTTCA ATGCATGAGACGACTGCAAGCCAATCTGTCGTACATGGCCGCTTTGGCGGATCGAAAACCTGAGGTCAAAGTACCACCATGCCCGGCATATCTCAGCGCTCCTCCCTTGAATCTGTCGCTAAAACTACGAGCTCAACCTATTGGAGCCGAAGGGCAAGATGCCAACATCGACCCGGTTGCAGATAGGGCCGAGCGAGACCAATCAATCAAGGACTTGTATCGTCGCCTCCAGGCCGTTTTCCCAGGGTTTGACCCGAAGAAGGAGCCCGTATTCCGGCCaggacaagggcaaaaggCTGGTGGCCAGGGGCCAAACCAAGCGAGTCCTACTGTTCCGCAAAATGCTCAAATGCCCAACATGGCAGCTCCTCCTGGTAACCCTGGCATGGTGGGCTAG
- a CDS encoding histidinol-phosphate aminotransferase (similar to Aspergillus terreus NIH2624 XP_001210697.1) produces the protein MSPFNLETCARPNILALQPYRCARDDYKDDGTNVLLDANENAYGPSLDSTDVKGSTLGGLDPLGLHRYPDPHQPELKQLLCNLRNTHAHTPKTITPDNLFVGVGSDEAIDALLRCFCVPGKDRILTCPPTYGMYSVSAQVNDIDIVKVPLNAAPEFSLNVPAITDALTHEPNIKLAYFCSPGNPTGALLAKDDIKQILNHPTWNGVVVLDEAYIDFAPEDASLAELVAEYPNLVVMQTLSKAFGMAGIRLGAAFTSAPIARMLNSMKAPYNIASPTSAFAQYALGDKGLSVMRSNRAKIVSQRERLIQELPRIEGVGRLRGGTASNFMLYEILNADGKPDNATAVAVYEKLAEQKGVVVRFRGKEHGCLGCLRITVGTEDEVTRFLESLRNTLVEVRGST, from the exons ATGTCGCCGTTTAACCTAGAAACCTGCGCGCGACCCAACATCTTGGCACTCCAGCCATACCGCTGTGCCCGAGA TGACTACAAAGACGACGGCACCAATGTCCTCCTCGACGCCAACGAGAATGCCTACGGACCATCTCTCGACTCAACCGACGTCAAGGGATCTACCCTCGGCGGCCTCGACCCCCTCGGCCTTCACAGATACCCGGATCCTCACCAACCGGAACTGAAGCAACTGCTGTGCAACCTGCGCAACACCCACGCCCACACACCCAAGACCATCACCCCGGACAACCTATTCGTCGGTGTAGGCAGCGACGAAGCCATTGACGCCCTGCTACGCTGTTTCTGCGTCCCCGGCAAGGACCGCATCCTCACATGTCCCCCAACATACGGCATGTACTCCGTGTCCGCGCAAGTCaacgacatcgacatcgtcaaAGTGCCTCTCAACGCAGCGCCCGAATTCTCCCTCAACGTGCCAGCTATAACCGACGCCCTCACCCACGAACCCAACATCAAATTAGCATATTTCTGCTCCCCCGGCAATCCCACCGGCGCGCTCCTCGCCAAAGACGACATCAAGCAGATTCTCAACCACCCCACATGGAATGGCGTCGTTGTCCTCGACGAAGCGTACATCGATTTCGCACCCGAAGATGCCTCCCTCGCTGAACTCGTCGCCGAATATCCCAACCTAGTCGTCATGCAGACCCTCTCCAAGGcctttggcatggctggcattCGCCTCGGCGCGGCTTTTACGTCAGCCCCCATTGCCCGCATGCTAAATAGCATGAAGGCGCCGTATAATATCGCCAGCCCAACTAGTGCTTTTGCGCAGTACGCTCTCGGTGATAAAGGTCTCTCTGTTATGAGGTCGAATCGTGCCAAGATTGTAAGCCAGCGCGAACGGTTGATTCAGGAGTTACCTCGCATTGAAGGTGTCGGCAGATTGAGGGGCGGTACGGCAAGTAACTTCATGCTGTATGAGATTTTGAACGCCGATGGCAAGCCGGATAACGCTACTGCTGTGGCAGTGTATGAGAAGCTGGCTGAGCAAAAGGGCGTGGTGGTTCGGTTTAGAGGTAAAGAGCACGGCTGCTTGGGATGCTTGCGAATCACTGTTGGCACGGAGGATGAAGTGACGAGGTTTTTGGAGTCGCTGAGAAATACCCTGGTGGAGGTGAGAGGATCTACTTAG